Part of the Stackebrandtia endophytica genome is shown below.
GTCAGGACGTGTGTGGACCCGCCACACACGTCCTGGATCGACGACCGGTGTAACGAAAGTCCACTTCCGACATTCGGACGTGGGCTACCACCAGTCGTACAGCGCATCACCGGACACGATGGGTCCGGTGGTGCGCACGTCCAGCGATCCGGCCGAAGCGTGCAGCGCCACCACGGGGACTATCGGGGAACAGCCACCCGATTCCACCGCCGTGACGTCCCAGGCCGCCACGGGCTGGCCGGCCTTGACACGATCGCCCTTTCTCACCAGTGAATGGAATCCCTTGCCGGACAATTGATTCGTGTCCACTCCCAGGTAGACACGGATGCCGCGGCCGTCGTCACCGTGGACGGTGAACTGGTACGGGCTGAGTTCGTCGACGACCCCGTCGATGGGAGCGACCGCCTTTCCGACCGCGCGGACGGGATCGATCGCCATCCCCGGGCCGACGACCTCACTTGCGAACGACTCGTTGGGCACATACGTCAGATCAACGGCCTTGCCCGACACCGGTGATACCACAGTGGTCATCGCTCCTCCGCTTCCTTAGAGCCTTCGAAGAACAGACGGTCGAAACCTGACCGACTCGGGTCGTCCACAGTGCGTGAAGGATGTCTTCGCCCGCGGGGCCGCTCGTGGCGAGATCGCGATGGGCGCACCTCATTCGAGATGAATCAGCGGCTGACCA
Proteins encoded:
- a CDS encoding PTS sugar transporter subunit IIA, whose translation is MTTVVSPVSGKAVDLTYVPNESFASEVVGPGMAIDPVRAVGKAVAPIDGVVDELSPYQFTVHGDDGRGIRVYLGVDTNQLSGKGFHSLVRKGDRVKAGQPVAAWDVTAVESGGCSPIVPVVALHASAGSLDVRTTGPIVSGDALYDWW